The following coding sequences are from one Beggiatoa alba B18LD window:
- the rph gene encoding ribonuclease PH, whose translation MRPSGRTPQQLRPIKITRRYIKHPEGSVLIEFGHTKVICNASVEERTPRFLKDQGKGWVTAEYGMLPRSTHQRMQREASSGKQGGRTQEIQRLIGRALRAVVDLHALGERTITLDCDVIQADGGTRTAAITGSYIALVDAINTLREKGTLKKNPIHGAVAAVSVGIYKGVPILDLEYLEDSEAETDMNIVMNDAGAYIEIQGTAEGHAFRAEELQTLLALGNEGIKALLDAQQTALAEKL comes from the coding sequence ATGCGCCCCAGTGGTAGAACTCCGCAGCAATTGCGCCCGATTAAAATTACTCGCCGTTACATTAAACATCCTGAAGGCTCTGTTTTAATTGAATTTGGTCATACAAAAGTGATTTGTAACGCCAGCGTAGAAGAACGTACCCCGCGTTTTTTAAAAGACCAAGGCAAGGGATGGGTTACGGCAGAATATGGGATGTTGCCCCGTTCTACGCATCAACGGATGCAACGCGAAGCGAGTTCGGGTAAACAAGGCGGACGGACGCAAGAAATTCAACGCTTAATCGGTCGTGCTTTACGTGCTGTTGTCGATTTACATGCGCTAGGCGAGCGCACAATTACCTTAGATTGTGATGTGATTCAAGCCGATGGCGGAACACGTACAGCCGCAATTACAGGCAGTTATATTGCTTTAGTCGATGCCATTAATACTTTGAGAGAAAAAGGCACGTTAAAAAAGAATCCTATTCATGGCGCAGTCGCTGCGGTTTCTGTCGGGATTTATAAGGGTGTGCCAATTTTAGATTTGGAATATCTGGAAGATTCAGAAGCAGAAACAGATATGAATATTGTGATGAACGATGCAGGGGCTTATATTGAAATTCAAGGTACTGCGGAAGGTCATGCGTTTAGAGCGGAAGAATTACAAACGTTATTAGCCTTAGGCAATGAAGGCATTAAAGCCTTACTGGATGCGCAACAAACCGCATTAGCGGAAAAACTTTAA
- a CDS encoding HipA domain-containing protein produces the protein MSYLLKHFDKSLLRFEMTIDPIQGLSVTIQDDYPEHKQFLPLDLEASTTGILQWLKRRVIPKNRAFVQQFLSKQGLSIQDTKGIIDICKGLSLNDCYSVVDDDFKKTFNEYNLYEHNFSQILALIAYTGYGESVRKGFVSSPELTTDGMLAKCWRRTKGKIVLYKAGSTGAANTGNEPYSEYYAAQIAQTMGLDAVTYSLSCWKEKLCSTCQLFTDKAQGYISTGRLITTGGWAAVFAYYEQLGANYYDSLLDMLIFDAIICNEDRHFGNFGLLIDNQTNQVIKPAPIFDNGLSLFNYAMDDDLDNIETYAKTRLMATGQNFITFAQAIITKQQKKKLRTLINFKFKKHSRYNLSSKRLRILENFIQQRVKMLLTL, from the coding sequence ATGAGCTACCTTTTAAAACATTTTGATAAGTCATTATTACGTTTTGAAATGACGATAGACCCCATACAAGGTTTATCAGTCACGATTCAAGATGACTATCCAGAACATAAACAATTCTTACCACTTGATTTAGAAGCGAGTACAACAGGGATATTACAATGGTTAAAACGGCGAGTGATTCCCAAAAATCGCGCGTTTGTGCAACAGTTTCTCAGTAAACAAGGGCTAAGTATTCAAGATACCAAAGGAATTATTGATATTTGCAAAGGTTTATCACTTAATGACTGTTACTCAGTTGTTGATGATGACTTTAAAAAGACTTTTAACGAATACAACCTATATGAGCATAACTTTAGCCAAATTCTTGCCTTAATTGCTTATACAGGCTATGGAGAGAGTGTGCGCAAGGGGTTTGTATCCAGCCCCGAACTAACAACAGACGGCATGTTAGCAAAATGCTGGCGACGCACTAAGGGCAAAATTGTTTTATATAAAGCAGGTTCTACAGGCGCGGCGAATACAGGTAATGAACCCTATTCAGAATATTATGCTGCACAAATTGCACAAACGATGGGATTAGACGCGGTTACTTATAGTTTAAGTTGTTGGAAAGAAAAACTTTGTTCAACCTGTCAACTCTTCACCGATAAAGCACAAGGGTACATCTCTACAGGACGACTCATCACAACAGGCGGATGGGCTGCTGTCTTCGCTTATTACGAACAATTAGGCGCAAATTACTATGATTCCTTACTAGATATGCTGATATTTGATGCCATCATTTGTAATGAAGATAGGCATTTCGGCAATTTTGGTTTGTTAATAGATAATCAAACAAATCAAGTTATTAAACCCGCACCTATTTTTGATAATGGCTTATCACTCTTCAATTACGCAATGGATGACGACTTAGATAATATAGAAACCTACGCAAAAACCCGTTTAATGGCAACTGGACAAAACTTTATAACTTTTGCACAAGCCATTATAACGAAGCAACAAAAAAAGAAATTACGCACACTGATTAACTTCAAATTTAAAAAACATAGTCGTTATAACTTATCGAGTAAACGATTGCGAATTTTAGAGAACTTTATTCAACAACGGGTAAAAATGCTTTTAACATTATAA
- a CDS encoding 3-deoxy-7-phosphoheptulonate synthase — protein sequence MSDDINNVNVVSEKLLITPDALKQKLPCTAKSTETVRTGRKTLQAILDRQDHRIMVVTGPCSIHDMKSAKEYAERLKKLHDELQDSLFIVMRVYFEKPRTTVGWKGFINDPRLDDSFHIEEGLAKARELLLWVAELGLPAGTEALDPITPQYLSDLFSWSAIGARTTESQTHRELASGLSMPVGFKNGTDGNLDVAINALHSASAPHHFLGIDQKGQAAVIKTRGNKYGHVILRGGKQVNYDSVNIALCEQGLVKAKLPPNIVVDCSHGNSNKKPELQPLVAENITNQIIEGNQSIVGIMLESHLHAGNQAIAKDLAQLKYGVSVTDACIDWETTEKLLRNMNQKLQGVLAKRLKAETVTC from the coding sequence GTGAGTGATGATATAAACAACGTCAATGTAGTTTCTGAAAAACTACTTATTACCCCTGACGCGCTCAAACAAAAATTACCTTGTACTGCAAAAAGCACAGAAACAGTACGCACAGGGCGCAAAACCTTACAAGCCATTTTAGATCGACAAGACCATCGAATTATGGTCGTCACAGGGCCTTGTTCTATTCATGATATGAAATCGGCGAAAGAATACGCCGAGCGGTTGAAAAAACTGCATGATGAATTACAAGATTCGTTGTTTATTGTCATGCGTGTTTATTTTGAGAAACCAAGAACAACCGTCGGTTGGAAAGGGTTTATTAATGACCCTCGCTTAGATGATTCTTTCCATATTGAGGAAGGTTTAGCCAAAGCGCGTGAATTATTATTGTGGGTTGCTGAATTAGGTCTGCCAGCAGGTACAGAGGCATTAGACCCAATTACACCGCAATATTTATCCGATTTATTCTCTTGGTCTGCGATTGGTGCAAGAACCACAGAATCACAAACACACCGCGAATTAGCCAGCGGTTTATCCATGCCTGTTGGTTTTAAAAATGGTACTGATGGTAATTTAGACGTTGCGATTAATGCCTTACATTCTGCTTCTGCCCCCCATCATTTTTTAGGCATAGACCAAAAAGGGCAAGCAGCCGTCATTAAAACCCGTGGTAATAAATACGGTCATGTGATTTTGCGCGGTGGCAAACAGGTCAATTATGATTCTGTGAATATTGCTTTATGCGAGCAAGGTTTAGTCAAAGCGAAATTACCCCCGAATATTGTTGTTGATTGCAGTCATGGCAATTCTAATAAAAAACCTGAGTTACAGCCATTAGTGGCTGAAAACATTACCAATCAAATTATTGAGGGTAATCAGTCTATTGTTGGGATTATGCTGGAAAGCCATTTACATGCAGGCAATCAAGCGATTGCGAAAGATTTGGCACAATTGAAATATGGGGTTTCTGTAACTGATGCATGTATCGATTGGGAAACCACAGAAAAATTGTTGCGGAATATGAATCAAAAACTACAAGGCGTTTTAGCGAAGCGTTTAAAAGCGGAAACAGTAACTTGTTAG
- a CDS encoding globin domain-containing protein, whose amino-acid sequence MLSEKAKNIVKATTPIIEEKGIEIAQRMYDILFMQHPELKKLFANAPKTQPAILAQAILAYCNNIDKLDVLTAAIEEITNKHVATQVKAEHYPLVGNAILQAIQDVVGSAATPEVLEGWAEAYQFLADVLIQIEAKKYASLS is encoded by the coding sequence ATGTTATCTGAAAAAGCAAAAAACATCGTCAAAGCCACAACGCCTATTATTGAGGAAAAAGGGATAGAAATTGCCCAACGCATGTATGATATATTATTTATGCAACATCCTGAGTTGAAAAAATTATTTGCCAACGCGCCTAAAACACAGCCCGCTATCCTCGCGCAAGCCATTCTCGCTTACTGTAATAATATTGATAAGTTAGATGTTTTAACAGCCGCGATTGAAGAAATTACAAACAAACACGTTGCTACACAGGTGAAAGCAGAACATTATCCATTAGTGGGTAATGCAATATTGCAGGCAATTCAAGATGTCGTCGGCAGTGCCGCAACGCCTGAAGTGCTGGAAGGATGGGCAGAGGCATATCAGTTTTTAGCCGATGTGTTAATTCAAATCGAAGCGAAGAAATACGCAAGTTTGTCTTAA
- a CDS encoding SpoIIE family protein phosphatase has translation MKLRERTLLAVTSTLIGCITILYLLSSEILHSNIEQAEQNETTQQVDNFSVLLHYTQEKLAQSFISWAVWDDTYQFVEDKNQTYIRSNLTLSMLETSHIDFMLFFNKQGNYVYGLGFGEKVLTETDIANKLTKQLIINGQLQAPWNTEANTSGIIVTPESPLWLASFPIYPTEQSNNSVFNGYFVVGRIINSEYWGEISRVLQNTLTTYPLISAKPLPIDFRHALEMMYKQQADYVKALSYEHIAGYTIIYDINKSPALIARILVPRKTYQAGQKYFKYVLISIISIGIILLLVILLVFEKIVLNRLGRLIREVADISQTGHLTKRVSVIGDDELTTLTIQINHLLSALEGSQAEVLSLNANLYSENTRMANELEVSHRIQRMVLPKNHELQQLADLEVALAMHAATEVGGDYCDVFQQNGHIICGIGDVTGHGLESGVIMLMVQSALRALFANDAQLSPQAIWNALNHMVCQNVRRMELDKNLSLLLVDYYNGKARLMGQHEEVLIIRQHKPIERIDTFELGFVIGLSEEDMSAFVKEYEITLEIDEGIVLFTDGITEAENEQGEFYGIERLCSLIESYKQASASLLQQAIMDDLTRFIGNATIYDDITLIVLKRCR, from the coding sequence ATGAAACTAAGAGAAAGGACGCTACTTGCAGTCACTTCAACCTTAATTGGTTGCATTACGATTCTCTATTTACTCTCTAGCGAAATTTTACACTCAAACATAGAACAAGCCGAACAAAATGAAACAACACAACAAGTTGATAACTTTTCAGTTTTATTACATTATACGCAAGAAAAACTAGCGCAATCTTTTATTTCTTGGGCAGTTTGGGACGATACTTATCAATTTGTTGAAGATAAAAACCAGACTTATATCCGTTCTAATCTTACCCTGTCCATGTTAGAAACCAGTCATATCGATTTTATGCTGTTTTTTAACAAACAAGGTAATTATGTCTATGGGCTAGGATTTGGTGAAAAAGTCCTCACAGAAACAGATATTGCCAATAAACTCACAAAGCAATTGATTATAAATGGACAATTACAAGCTCCGTGGAATACAGAGGCGAATACATCAGGCATTATCGTCACGCCTGAAAGTCCCTTATGGCTCGCTTCCTTCCCAATTTATCCAACAGAACAAAGCAACAATAGTGTTTTTAACGGCTATTTTGTCGTAGGCAGAATCATTAATTCAGAATATTGGGGGGAAATTTCTCGAGTATTACAAAATACGCTCACAACGTATCCGCTCATCTCTGCAAAACCGCTTCCTATCGATTTTCGTCATGCATTAGAGATGATGTATAAACAACAAGCGGATTATGTAAAAGCCCTTTCTTATGAACATATTGCAGGTTACACCATTATTTATGACATCAATAAAAGTCCTGCCTTAATTGCCCGCATCCTTGTTCCGCGTAAAACCTATCAAGCAGGACAAAAATATTTTAAATATGTCCTTATTTCCATTATTAGTATTGGCATCATTTTATTATTGGTTATTCTGCTTGTTTTTGAAAAAATTGTCTTAAATCGCTTAGGGCGACTGATTAGAGAAGTTGCCGACATTAGCCAAACAGGTCATTTAACTAAACGGGTGAGTGTTATTGGTGATGACGAATTAACAACATTGACGATTCAAATTAACCACTTATTAAGTGCATTAGAAGGCTCGCAAGCGGAAGTGCTTTCGCTCAATGCTAATTTATATTCAGAAAACACCCGCATGGCAAATGAGTTAGAAGTCTCTCACCGTATTCAACGCATGGTTTTACCAAAAAATCATGAATTACAACAATTAGCAGACTTAGAAGTTGCATTAGCAATGCACGCCGCGACAGAGGTTGGGGGAGATTATTGCGATGTGTTTCAACAAAATGGGCATATTATCTGTGGTATTGGGGATGTCACAGGACACGGTTTAGAAAGTGGCGTTATTATGCTGATGGTGCAATCTGCGCTCAGGGCCTTATTTGCAAATGATGCACAACTATCCCCCCAAGCCATTTGGAATGCCTTAAACCACATGGTTTGCCAAAATGTTCGCCGCATGGAACTCGATAAAAACTTAAGTTTACTCCTTGTTGATTACTATAACGGCAAAGCTCGATTAATGGGGCAACATGAAGAAGTGCTGATAATCCGCCAGCATAAGCCGATAGAACGTATTGATACATTCGAGCTTGGTTTTGTAATTGGCTTATCTGAAGAAGACATGTCCGCGTTTGTAAAAGAATATGAAATAACGCTAGAAATTGATGAAGGAATTGTCTTATTTACTGATGGTATTACTGAAGCAGAAAACGAACAGGGAGAGTTTTACGGCATTGAACGTTTATGCAGCTTAATAGAAAGTTATAAACAAGCCTCCGCCTCATTGTTACAACAAGCTATTATGGATGATTTAACCCGCTTTATTGGTAATGCAACCATTTACGATGATATTACGCTGATTGTATTAAAGCGGTGTCGTTAA
- a CDS encoding SLC13 family permease: protein MRKLLGVFLALGLAILAYIVAIQFFTEEQARLFAVLTLLLTLWTNEALPLGVVSLFPIILFPMLGILDTNQTSANYSNSIIFLFIGGFLLAIATEKTELHKIIAYKVVKSFPATPRGLLASLTMTTALLSMILSNTTATLLLLPIAVFVTQNRLLQSRLALAIAFGSSIGGIATPIGTPPNLILLGFLESNHLPMISFVQWMVLTLPLVIFMLLGMIAILSIGLKKEENLTIEWAQQQRLTIAQWRLLGVLVATVALLLLNSPIQPYYNGLGLNEKGILLSAGLLTFLPVLGVLTWEDTKKLPFEVVFLFGAGFAIAEAFHQTGFSNQIAQFLTHIIAFPHSLIILSMALLTVFFTTTITSNTALSAMMLPLIYTFTTKTGLNSDLFLLITTVCASFAFILPISTPPNAIAFAGGYVTVKQMLGFGSLLTLLGVLIVFLVAEFYWGWMFAFLAD, encoded by the coding sequence ATGCGTAAATTATTAGGTGTATTCTTGGCGTTAGGCTTGGCAATACTCGCATATATAGTAGCAATTCAGTTTTTTACAGAAGAACAAGCACGTTTATTTGCAGTGCTGACACTTTTGTTGACGTTATGGACAAATGAGGCGTTGCCGTTGGGCGTTGTTTCTTTATTTCCAATCATTTTGTTTCCCATGCTGGGTATTTTGGATACGAATCAAACCAGTGCAAATTATTCCAATTCGATTATTTTTCTCTTTATTGGGGGTTTTTTACTCGCAATTGCAACGGAAAAAACGGAATTACATAAAATCATTGCGTATAAAGTCGTGAAAAGTTTTCCAGCAACGCCACGCGGACTGCTCGCTTCTCTGACGATGACGACGGCTTTACTCAGTATGATTCTATCTAATACAACAGCCACTTTATTATTATTACCGATTGCGGTATTTGTTACACAAAATCGTTTATTACAATCGCGCCTTGCCTTAGCCATTGCTTTCGGTTCAAGTATTGGTGGCATTGCGACACCCATCGGAACACCGCCAAATTTAATCTTATTAGGTTTTTTAGAATCTAATCATTTACCGATGATTTCATTTGTACAATGGATGGTACTCACCTTGCCCTTGGTCATTTTTATGTTGCTAGGTATGATTGCGATATTATCTATTGGATTGAAAAAAGAGGAAAATCTTACTATTGAATGGGCGCAACAACAACGTTTAACCATCGCACAATGGCGGTTACTAGGCGTATTAGTTGCGACTGTTGCGTTACTCCTGCTGAATTCCCCCATACAGCCTTATTACAATGGGTTAGGCTTGAATGAAAAAGGAATTTTATTATCTGCTGGCTTATTAACCTTTTTGCCTGTTCTTGGAGTGTTGACATGGGAAGATACAAAAAAGTTACCGTTTGAAGTCGTTTTTTTATTCGGTGCAGGATTTGCAATTGCAGAAGCCTTTCATCAAACAGGCTTTTCTAACCAAATTGCACAATTTTTAACGCATATCATCGCTTTTCCGCACAGTTTAATTATTCTAAGCATGGCATTACTCACGGTTTTTTTTACAACCACAATCACCAGCAACACCGCATTATCAGCCATGATGCTACCGTTAATTTATACTTTCACCACGAAGACGGGATTAAATAGCGATTTATTTCTATTAATTACGACTGTTTGTGCCAGTTTTGCCTTTATTCTGCCCATATCTACCCCGCCGAACGCTATTGCATTTGCTGGGGGTTATGTGACCGTTAAACAAATGCTTGGTTTTGGCAGTTTATTAACCTTATTAGGGGTTTTAATTGTCTTTTTAGTCGCAGAATTTTACTGGGGTTGGATGTTTGCGTTTTTAGCAGATTGA
- a CDS encoding DUF4139 domain-containing protein, giving the protein MRKALCTAIVTALLSVNAQAKIDLVTLPNRDKTQLTIYNNEDLTLVREQRTLTLRQGVNKLEFSWANTLIDPTSVYLDAPQHQGKVRLLEVSYPPNVSGSAVWTIESLIAGEVPVEISFFTSGIAWRAFYMATLAPDEKTMRLENYVRVDNQSGEDYANAQTRVIVGQINLQEAVAELARRNPPYGSPYPLSPPAPAPMLAAGNAMMQDEVAPVRKATRSAMVAAEMVAPKEIIKEGLSEYFLYTIEGTETINTGWGKRLLSLDVADIPVKPLYRYDEHRYGTNTQSFLFFKNDTAHKLGDVPLPDGQFIVYQQLVEQQQLSYVGATTSQYIPVNQEVELNLGAAREVKVEPVLMEYHTANYMFDRKGNVSGYDQLQTWQIKLQNNRTLPVDIEIFRHVEHAYWTIENPADIASSYEKFDVDTFKYRLTLPANTEKVLTYTLSLREGERRQVR; this is encoded by the coding sequence ATGCGTAAAGCGTTATGCACCGCCATTGTTACCGCGCTTTTATCCGTTAATGCTCAGGCAAAAATTGATTTAGTCACGTTGCCGAATCGGGATAAAACTCAGCTAACTATTTATAATAACGAAGATTTAACCCTTGTTCGTGAGCAACGGACATTAACCTTAAGACAAGGGGTTAATAAATTAGAGTTTAGTTGGGCAAATACGTTAATAGACCCAACGTCGGTTTATTTAGACGCTCCACAACATCAAGGCAAAGTCCGACTGTTAGAAGTCAGTTATCCGCCTAATGTTTCAGGGTCTGCCGTTTGGACAATTGAATCACTGATTGCGGGCGAAGTCCCTGTCGAAATTAGCTTTTTCACATCAGGCATTGCTTGGCGGGCATTTTATATGGCAACCCTCGCACCTGATGAAAAAACCATGCGCTTAGAAAATTATGTGCGGGTGGATAATCAAAGTGGCGAGGATTACGCCAACGCGCAAACACGGGTGATTGTCGGACAGATTAATTTACAAGAAGCCGTTGCCGAATTAGCCCGCCGTAATCCGCCGTATGGTTCTCCTTATCCTCTCTCACCACCAGCCCCCGCGCCGATGTTAGCAGCAGGTAATGCGATGATGCAGGATGAAGTTGCGCCTGTGCGTAAAGCAACCCGTTCGGCAATGGTTGCTGCTGAAATGGTTGCACCGAAGGAAATTATTAAGGAAGGTTTATCTGAATATTTTTTGTACACCATTGAGGGGACAGAAACCATTAATACTGGTTGGGGCAAGCGTTTATTGTCTTTAGATGTCGCTGATATTCCTGTTAAACCGTTGTATCGGTATGACGAACATCGATATGGTACAAATACGCAATCTTTCCTGTTTTTCAAAAATGATACCGCACATAAATTGGGTGATGTGCCCTTGCCTGACGGACAATTTATTGTTTATCAACAATTAGTTGAACAGCAACAGCTCAGTTATGTTGGCGCAACGACTAGCCAGTACATTCCTGTTAATCAAGAGGTTGAGTTAAATCTTGGGGCGGCGCGTGAAGTGAAGGTCGAGCCTGTGTTAATGGAATATCACACCGCAAATTATATGTTTGACCGTAAAGGTAATGTGTCAGGGTATGACCAACTGCAAACGTGGCAGATTAAATTGCAAAATAATCGCACTTTACCCGTCGATATTGAAATTTTCCGCCACGTTGAGCACGCTTATTGGACGATTGAGAACCCTGCGGACATCGCCAGCAGTTATGAAAAATTCGACGTGGATACATTTAAGTATCGTTTAACCCTGCCCGCAAATACGGAAAAAGTCCTCACTTATACCCTGAGCTTGCGCGAAGGGGAACGTCGTCAAGTGCGCTAA